Sequence from the Castanea sativa cultivar Marrone di Chiusa Pesio chromosome 12, ASM4071231v1 genome:
AGGTGATGGAGGAGTTGGTACTGTTATCAAGCTAACATTTGCACCTGGTATGTATCACAAATGTTCTTGTCTATCTCATCCTTAATAGAGTCATAATCAATCGGTCAACCCATAATTCCAGCAACCAAAATCCTTGCAGAAAGTTGTGAAATTTGCACAAGAGCAAAGAGAACAATGTCTCTCGAATTTCCCAAGCAATCTATGTAGTGACTTTAACAGAAGTGTTTGTTTTTGTGGCCCAAGAAAATGACCATCCGTTGCGTAATCCAAACTAGTTGAAAATGAATGATCGATTAAGGTACTGTAAAGTTATGCTTCGAATTAATACTACAACTTCTTTCCATTGAAATAGGCACTGGGTTCACTGGATGCAAAGAGAAGTTCACAAAAGTGGACAATGAGAGTCGCGTGAAAGAAACAGAGGTAATTGAAGGTGGATTTCTTGAGCTGGGATTTACTCTGTATCGTGATCGCTTTGAAGTAATTGAAAAGGGCAACGATTCATGCATAATAAGAAGCACAATTGAGTATGAGCTCAAGGAAGATGCTGCTGCCAATGTCTCGCTTGTCAGTATCGAGCCATTGGCAAACGTTGCTGAACTTGCCAAAAATCGTCTCCTAAAGAACAAGACTGCTAACGATACGAagtaaatcttaaatttttaatcTTACCAGTTAAATACCAACTTTCGATCCTTGTTCtgaaataaaatgattaatagATATGGAGATGTTGATTGTACCTGAGTAttgcaataaattaaaaattgaaaaaaaataagagaacccTATAAATATGCAATATTTGTGTGCGCGCGCGTACATGTATCTTTCCTATTTCTATGGATTTCAATGCATCTGAAATTATATGTCGTCTCAAGAACCTAATAATTTTGCACATCTaatgaggaaaaaataaagcaaaagaaaattgttGAGGATTAGTTTGTTCCATAAATAATTTGTCAGCAGTTTTGAAATTGAATGCGCTACTCAAACGGAGTAGAATCTGTTATAGCTTACTGTATCAGAGCAATTTCGTTAGGAACTCATTAGCAAATAATTTCAGATCATCATCAGAGTTAAAGATGAAAGCTTGCACTGATTGACCCAGCAGATATGGATTTGTTcataaaaatacacacacaaacccaaaaaacaaaaacaaaaacaaaaacaaaatttaaaataccaaGGGATAACCAGAAGTCCTAGAATGTCTTTCAAATGCTAGTAGAACTAAAAATACCTTAACAATCATTGAAGTCACTCTTCCATGGCTGGCTGAGGAACATTTAAGCACTATTATTTCAAGAGATACCCTAGTACAGTAGTACTAATTTATTTAACAAGATGTTAagcctctctccctctctgtctctctcttgaTAAGCAACAAGATATTAAGCCTCTTTACGGTAAACAATCTTAGTAATGTAACTTATAAACCCTTATATGGGGAATCAGCAAAAGACGTAAAAACTTCTAGAGCAAATCTTCTCTCCTAATCAACAAAACTCTTAATCAAACCAAAACCTTCTTCACCAATTCAATTGACCTAACAAACATTCTAGCATGATCTTGTTAATAGACGGCAAATGGCCATTAATCTAGATTGAAACCCATGACTGAAAACTTCAATCCTAGTTAGGCACTTGGTTTATGGCATTTTCTAAATGGCCTACAACTATCATgaataattcaaaaacaatttaTCCATGTAAGTAATAGTCAAAAAGGATCTCACCTTTCCAGATGTACAAGGTGTGATATGCTGATCTGTTTCTTTTAGAcagatatcacttttttattggaCTTGGAAACACCAACAAGGTGCTGATGTGGAGTTCCTGAATCATCATATACTTTCTCGTGTAGGGTTGGCTTTGCATAAAACCATGTGGTGAGAAGACAAAAAGGATAATGCTTGCAAGAGGACAGCTCCAAAGTAGAAATAAGAAGACAAGTAAAGAAGTCAAGAACATCCCAGCATATATTATTAGTTTTCTGAAGCAAGATTacataaaaaaaggaaaaaagaagatgtTTGGGCAACTCTCACACAAGCTGGAGGTAAACGTGCCGGCTAGTGAAGCGTGGGAGATTTATGGCACGCTTGGTTTATCAAAACTTCTTGTAGAAGATGGAAGCGCCTTTGAGAAAATTGAGATCTTAGAAGGTGATGGAGGGAGTGGGACTATTCTCAAGAAAACATTTATGCCAGGTTACAAACTTatcaatgttttaatttttttttaaataattatatgcacacacacacgAAGTGCATagctagtgtgtgtgtatatatatatatatatatctataagtTTTTAGTAAGCATTTGCCTTTACAAATAGGTAGTGTCAGTGTTGCTAACTCCattatggaaaattttattacaCACTAGCCATTACACTTCATACACATCCTCTTttaaaatcttgtttttaaaaCAGGATTTCATGATtcacaatttttagttttatgctACTATGTtttctttaaagttttaatttgaatagttgcttccatctttttattttattaattaaatttccTTTCCATTGAATTAGGCTCACATGGGTTTACTGTGCACAAAGAGAAGTTCACAAAGCTTGACAATGAGAAACGCATGAAAGAGCTAGAGGTGATTGAAGGAGGATATCTTGATTTAGGCTTTACTCTTTTTCGTGTTCGCTTTGAAATCATAGAGAAGGACAATGATTCATGCATAATCAAAAGCACAATGGAGTATGATGTCAAGGAAGAGGCTGTTGCAAATATCTCGTACCCCAATACTAACCTAGTAGCAAAAATTGCAGAAGTCGCCAAAAATTATCTCATAAAAAACAAAGCTACTGAAAATGCAGTTTGATTATGAACAATAATATACCACGTTttggaataaaataataaatctgtAGCGTTGCTTATCCTTATATGTACTTAAGTGTGTAATGAAGTTTTAGGAGATGATAGATTGTAGATTGTGATACAACACTAGTTGCATCTTGATGTGTCTTCCTAATTTTAAAGCAATAAATATGAATGACttctctttatttaaaaaaaaaaaaaaagcattcaaaTAAAAGTGTGTTATGTCTTTCTGCCAATgcaatataatattaattaattaatataatataaaatgtcttataattatgaaattcatttaaaataaaaaagggttgGTAAATTTATATGCATCAACAAATAACCATGACCCACTATCAGGCCTAATACTATTGAGGCCCATGAGCAACaattaaaacctaaaaccaTATGAAGTAGTAGATCAAGGGTATATATTCCATACGCATGGCAACacaatgctctctctctctctctctctctctccattttctttatttttctcattctgTTGTATTTGTGATTCATAAATATTGAAAGTATTGTTTCACCTATTTTTCCAATTCTAAGTTCATGTCTTCAAATTAATTCTTTGTTGTGGTGCACCATTAGCATTTATTAGACATATAGAGTACCACTGTGTACCATTGACATAatagtcacttcacaagtataagttttgtgagtaaaaaaaaaaaaagacatattGTAAGTTTGTGCTTGACTAGCTTCCTTCTTCTTTGAACCCACTTAGTTGGTTCtcctttgaagtttgaacccaTAGTAGTTGGGCCAAGTTCTCATTTTGCTTGGGTTCACCCAAATTTTATCCCTATACACACCTAGTTACAAGTTACTTGAGTACTAAAATATGCTAAGAGCCTTATAATTTCGTAGCTCCTCATGCTCAAGTATTTGGGTTCTAGGTAGGCAAGGATTTGAGTCACAAAATTAGCaataaattgtaattatttcaaaaaaagaaagaaatattactCAAAAAGGTATCccaatggcttttttttttctttttttgctgaataaaagaattttattcCAACACTACAAAACAGCCAAGCAAGTAGCGTCCATTATTATAAAAGACAACACTGGGGAGGCCAACTCCGACATCAAAAAAGCCAAAAATGGTACTAGACAAGGAACCATTTAGGTAGGGAGTGTACTGTGTACAGAACCATTAATTAGCTTCCCTAGACTAAAAATGGCATTCTCAATCCTCCAGGGAATTCCCTTGCTTGGATCTGTGATGGCAGAGTTGAGAGTCTCTCTTCCACTATAATAGCTTTGTTTTTTTAGTGTGCGATTAGCTCCAGCTTAATaagctaacttattttactatttagcttatttttgctactattcatgactTTACTacactttttaatattattcatgagtcccattatactatttcaactaacttttacttttatttataatactttcaacaaaaagtttacaatttcagcaaaataagcagatttaAAACAGACCTTAAATCTCTCTAAATCATGGACAAAGGAGCCTTTTATCTAGCCACATTATCCTGTATGTTTAATACACTACAATGCAAGGGTAGTTCTAACTTCTAATATAATACAATGAACCTTGGCCTTGCGCCTTGATATTCTAACAACCTGAAATCCATCACCTGATTCACTTCTTTATTGTATTCTGTCATTGGAGcggggataaaaaaaaattgatcacgAAGACGAAGTTCACACCATCTTCGGATTcaatacttcatttttttttttttttttttttgataagcaacGATTCATGATTTTCtctaattatgtaatttaatttttttaatttacatatcaatatatcatcTTTGTTCTCATCGATGAGTTCTTCTAACATTTGATTCAGGCTCTGACAATACTGACATATAAGTTTAGGTTCTTTAAAATACCACCAGCCCTTTACATTGTTGCTtatgagaaaatttttaaaaaaaacgtGAATTGTCAGTGAAGACAATAATTGATTACACTAGAAAACAAGACAAAGTTGCCTGAACCCATAGAAAAAGGCCCCAAGTTGTGGGTGTGAGTCACGAGAACCCAACTCAAATAATATCCTATATCGTTTCACccagaaacaaacaaacaaacaaattatgAGTGTTTGTAGGACAGTCTTCCGCGACATAGTATATTGTCACCATTATCCTTCATCCTGCATTTGTTGATAAGGGTGCATGTTTCaaacatttctctcttttctagCCGTTGTGCATTTACATGAAAAACAGTCAGTTGAGCATTTATCTAAAAATTAGTAGTTGGGCACTTATGTGTATATTAGCCatctgtaaataaataaataaatatatatatatatatatatagaggtaaaattgatagaaaatttaattagatttcaaattgaaattcaattagaatttaattttgtgtcacgtatctcatctaatctaattttttttaatttttgtatcaaatgagttaatttaatgtagaaaacgaaaagttcaatataaataaaccataaaaaatataaccatATATCTCgctctatataaaaaattagaggaaaaactctatatataaaattagtggAAGAGAgggtttgaatgattttatatttatgagcctctttgttgtataaataaaaacaattcaaatttataagtcatttatgtaatatatcTTGATTATGTATAGtccattattaatttatatatatatatatacacgtattattttgcttttttaaatgaaagtttaaagaaaattcaattaaaataaaaattggattttacttttgttaactttccatacaaattaaattatttagatttttgctattattttttctttggactaatgagcatattttttatactatttctaTTCAGATATTTTGTATGCGAAGATATTGAACATAACAAACTATAATTGAGCTAAATGATCTCATGCACCTATCCTCATTCAATTTAGAAGATATTATTTGAccaatttagaattttattttttgttatattcaGTAGAATTTCATAGACaataattgtgaattgatattgtatatttaGTATCtaatagtgattttcaaaattatatacgtaacagcaatgtaatgagaaacttggcataaccaatatcatgaaaattgcaagtaaaaactattttattaccTCCAAATTTCTTGGTTGAACTATGCCCTACATGTTTAATAActcaaactaacatcaatagcacTACTACAGCTCATTATTCTCGTTTGTAAACACGGGTTATAtattagtatatattaatagccaaaacttagagaaaatccaattaattttgcaccacataccccatttaatttttaattttatgccaAGTGAATAATTGACTGTAAAAAACgaagagtccaaatccaattagattttaagttggatttcaattggagtccaattttcCATTATGTGtccatctaagtttttttttataaaatttttgtggcaagtgaattattgagtgcaaAAATTGAAGGTTCTAAAAtccattaaattttaaatcatatatatatatatatatatgtatgtatgtatgtatgtatgtatgtatgtacataataaaaaaccattacatattttagaaatgtctagtttaaaaaaagtgtaatttaatacatgtataatttgaacttcttctaaaaaaagcataatttgaaccatataatatgattgtttttaattgtacttGTGCATATGCACGGAGCTACACACTAGTTGAGAATTAATAGATTATTagtgttagggtcatattttatataattggctaattttttaacaaaatacactttatttgtatttgggtagatctaagataggtttaatatatcaagaaatatgttgttcaaagCATATCAAGTGTTCATATTAAAAGTCATGAAGATagattcaagaaacaagtgaagaaatgctATTCTTTAAGTCTCGACAAATGGCAATGCCTGCTATCGAGacgaagctcgatagatagctcgacagcagcttaatctattgagaattacgaTTTTCAGTTTTCTAGATTTGAAATTCAACCTAGGCTTATGTACTTatttaggatttcttttctcacaaccctaaacatatataaggcttattttaagagTTGTCACACACAGATACAGAGATCAAaagatttattttctcaatgagaaactactgtgtttgtacatcatagagttttgtaaccaagtgcttcctgatcttcattgttgatgaagtaaagaactttgtagccaactaCATCTTTCAAGTTACTGGAGTTAatcgtgtactgggatccgtgtaAAGGGTTAGTCACAGAATGGAGATTTATGCATCAAAGGAAAGAAAGCTATTACAAGAttaagtccaattgagtattaaAGCGaaagttcaactgtaggttagtatttCGGGATAAGTTAGGGTAGTTGGTAAGactccttatacttgtaaccgcttaattttttattagtggattcttaggactagtgaccttaaaatcactcggttgAATATTTGCCTTGTgagaggttttctccatttttcaTCCACTCACCGTATCATTTTAATTTCTACTGCATTTAGTTTAATGGGTATTTTTTGGTGCCTTCATGATCTGCATGCAATTGGACCTAATTTATCAACttggataattgaattaattaaccagggtcaagctatcttaacaCAACAATTAGTAACTTTATACCCTTTTTATCATCAATGGCTTATATAATTCCCCATAACAAAACACTTccatataactttttttttttttttttgatgctCTTATTATCCATTagacattattttctttttctctcacatttttttttttgtgaaaatttatatttgttctaTGAAAAGGCATTAGAAGATTGTTCTTGAACCTCCATGAGTGGAAGTGCACCCATCACGAAAGTTGACGCTATAGTCTAATCATGAGGGATTGTTTGGCTAAGAGAACTAGTTGCACTAAGTTTTACTCTAGATGACACAAATCAACCTTTAAGAACAATGCTCTATGCATGATTCTATATCACTATTGTGGACACAAGagggagtcgccacctagtttttgcaatggtctaggaaccatatatatggAATCCTCTCGAGGAAAGAccattgatcttactaccagagataTGAGTTCGAAGTTAAGATACggtcttgggaaggtgttaggcacccaaaaccgCACAATCCTAAGGATGGCTTCctctcattgtgtcttatgtcttaaccctattaatGACACATTCAACATTCAAGCATATTCATCATGTtcataaatcatatcatgctcATCATCCCAATCAAATACATGTTCATGTAATTATGCATGACTTTCCTCATTTACCTCATAGCACCATAGCATCcatgcatcaatgcatgttcatatgatTCAACCGAGATATAAATCCTAATTATCAATTCAACAATCAAAGCATGTGAAACATGTTATTCTACTAACCATAGGCTTAAGCAAAACAGAGGATTTAGAACTAagcaaaacaattaaaattgcAAGAACCTTAAATCTGCATTTCTGAGCACAAGTATGTGTATACAAGCCTAGAAACACAATTTTAAGCAAGCAACAAAATAACTATTAAACCAAACCTAATATACTTCTAATATAAAACTAAACAACTTAAACTAACAACAAAGATATCTaagataaacaaaacaaaatttattcctAAACATGCATTGGATCTAACAACAAACAACACTTACCACATCAAAAAATATCCATCAATATATCAAATCATATCAACTTTCCAATCAAAACATGATGggacaaaacaaaataaaatcaaataaaacaaaacatatttCTAAGCATGAATAACATATAAATTAACtaagaacaacaaaaacacaaattataaaagAGCCAAATCCAGGAAAAGCCATGAAGAGAGACCCACCTTGCTATGGAATACAAACATGACTGATATTTAACTGGCCCCTCAATACCTACACAACAAGACgatttcaataatttataggtaatcacaactcaaaaacaAGATTAGTTTTGAAAAGGGTTTTGAGAAATCAATTGGGAAAATAGTTTCTGCCTTAAAACTAACTAAAGAgaggtttttaatttgtaaaaatgtgcaaaggtgctgtgtgtgtattttttagaaaagaaaattatggttTTAAAGAATATAGAGGCTAAAAAATGGCTCTCTCTAGCTAGGGTTTTAGTTTGGAGGCATAAGATgagtatttataagttaaaatttagGGTTTTCAGACTTTTTAATGATCTTTGGACATTCTCAAGGGTCCATGAGCCGGCCCACATCAAAACATTATGTTTTGGGCccttaaaatgaagttttaaaacccaaaaaatcgAACTGCCCAGTTGGCCCAATTTCAAACAGTCATAACTCACTTAATTTAAGCTCAAATTAGGCaaaatttgtgttcaaattgaagcccaGGATGTCTACATTCCAATGCAACAAACCTCACTCTAATATTATTTATGGATAAAAATTTATGGTCAAAACAATAAGTAAATGTCATACTTCAACATTGTTTTCAAAGCGATTTGAGCACTTTTAAGTTAtgattacttccaaactatcaaaataatttcaattaccTTTTGTACACGTctcaagctcatcattgggaCCGGAGACTAAAGTTTATTAATCGGGTAGAAAATTAGGTGTCTACAACTATAAGACTATTCTTCATTGGATTTCCACCAAGCTACAAGCAAAAGGGAAAGGTTCCTATGGCTAATCAAGTCATGGTGGATTGTGATCAAGCTCAAAATGAAGCTGTGCATCAAAATAGCACTTTCTCTTTCACTCAAGAACAGTATCAGCAGTTGATATCCCTGTTGAATTCTCATGCATCCAATTCTAGTAGTTCCAATGAAGCAATTCACACGGCCAATTCCGCCCTCTCAGGTATTTCTAATGATCTCTTGCAAAACTCTATGTGTTTGAGCATGAAACACTATTTTTGTTGTCAATCCTTCAAATAAAACAGTATATAGTCAAGACACTTGGGTTCTTAATACAGGTGCCACAGACTATATAGTTCATTCAGTTGATTTGTTCACTAAAATTACTAGTTCTATAACCTCCTTTGGTCAATTGCCTAATGGTGAAAGAGTTGTTGTCACACACATAGGAACCATTCAAGTAACTTCTAGTTTAGTTCTTGAAAATGTGTTGTGTGTTCCTTCTTTCACTTTCAACTTGATATCCATTAGTCAACTAACCAAAAGTCTATCATGTTGCTTCATTTTTCTGTCCAATATGTGTTTTTATACCTGACCATTACCAGACCAGACATCACATACTCAGTGCACAAACTGAGTCATTTTATGTCAAAACCAAGAAAACCTCACCTGGATGCAGCCTATAAGGTGTTACAGTACATAAAGGGAAGTCCTGGACAAGGTATTTTGTTATCATCCAATTTAGATTTGCACTTAAAGGCATTCACAGATGCAAATTAGGCATCTTGTGTTGACTCTAGAAGATCAACCACTAGTTATTGTGTCTTTTTGGGTAATTCCCTGGTTTCATGGAAGTCTAAAAAGCCATCCATAGTCTCTAGATCCTCTGTTGAAGCAGAGTATCAAGCCATGGCAGTGACTGTGTGTGAGATGACTTAGATATTAGCTTTGTTAAAGAATTTAGAAGTACATCATTCAAAACCTGCAATGTTGTTTTGTGATAATCAAGCAGCTATATATATCAGTGAGAACCCCGTATTTCATGAGAGGGCCAAGCATATAGAAATAGATTGTCACATGGTCAGAGATAAGGTTCAAGATAAAGTCATCAGATTGTTTTTCAGTCCTACTCACTCACAGCTAGCTGATCTTCTTACAAAGGCTCTTAGTGGTCAACAATTGAAAGCTTTACTTACCAAGATGAGCATTGTGAATATTCACAATCCTGATTCTCATCTTGAGGGGGATCATCAAAGTTGTGACTCAGATCAGAAAGCAAGAAAAGGAACGAAGCAAAAGCTAGAGAGAATTTGGAATGAAGAAAACTTGTATCTCATTCAACTGAAATGAACCTGTACATGAATCTGTGACTAAATACAGAAAACAGAGCAAACCAAAATATCCCAAATTATGCAGGTACAGTTATAACACGTGTTTTTTAATTATCTCACGTGTGAACACGTCTCACTTAACTACATCACTAAACTACAAGTCTACACTACACTAAACTACACTGCATAGCTAAACTACATTGCTCAGCTGTCGTTTTTCTCAGATTTCATCCCTgcacttctttcttcttttgcttcATTCCTTTTCTTGCTTTCTGATCTGAGTCACAACTTTGATAGGCTTCTTAAAATTATACCATTCTTCAATGTGAGTCCTCCAAATGATGTATATGTTCTTTCTACCTTTGTTCTATACCAAAATTTCCATCGTATACAATTCTACGAAACTAATATAATACTGTcgtaaagtaaagaaaatagcaagaaaagagaaagatttATGAGAATGATATTGtatttgaatttctttcatTCTAATGGTCATCAACCAGGCCATATTATTTATAATACCAAATACacatctctttcttctctccatCTCTAGGGTGTttattacacacatatataggagGAGAGAGACTTAAAGCTGAGGTGGGTGGCAATGTAGCCACCCCAAATGGTGTTGGGTGGGTGGCTTGTCAACCAGCGAATTTGAATAGATATACAACAAGGGAAAGTTacacaaaaattttgataacttttCATGCCTGTTGATGTGGCAAGTTGTTAGTGGTAAATTAAAAAACGATATTAGTAGTTAGttcaaataaaaacaagtaAAAGTTTATCaacataattataaaaatattgtgaaatttttgtatatatagcATTGCTCATACAACAATGAGTAGATTACCAACCACGGCCCCCCAAGATTAAGTTTTTCTTGGTCCCATTCCTGTCTGTAtttatcttcttcattttatCTTAGCTAATATGACAACCAATATGCCATCAGCGGCGGCATAGGAATcttggccaaaatgggcttttgcccttttttttttttttaatttcagcaaaataccccATGTTTaaaactaattagagaaatgcccttattttgaagcttgattttctaaaaatcgagtttcaaaagtataactcgatttttggaacaTCAAGTTATAGCGAACGtggacttagaaaaaaaaaatttggaactcgatttctagaatttttttttattttcagtttgcTATAACTCAATtgtctaaaaatcgagtttcaaaacatggGCATTtctctaaatagtttcaaatatgaGACATTTTGCTAAAAAGTTTTGGCGAAAGGGACAAACGCCCATTTTCTCCTAGGAATCTTTGCACGCCAACTTTGACTAATAACATAGGTACATAGACCTTGGTCTTGATCATATGTTGGGAATCAATTATATATTACCA
This genomic interval carries:
- the LOC142619224 gene encoding norbelladine synthase-like, which codes for MLARGQLQSRNKKTSKEVKNIPAYIISFLKQDYIKKGKKKMFGQLSHKLEVNVPASEAWEIYGTLGLSKLLVEDGSAFEKIEILEGDGGSGTILKKTFMPGSHGFTVHKEKFTKLDNEKRMKELEVIEGGYLDLGFTLFRVRFEIIEKDNDSCIIKSTMEYDVKEEAVANISYPNTNLVAKIAEVAKNYLIKNKATENAV